CCGACGACGGACGCCGGCTCGATCTCGTCCAGATCGGCGCCGACCAGGGACTGCTCGCGGCGCCGGTCACCCACCATGTCCTGCCGATGGCTCCGGCCGAACGCTACGACGTGATCGTCGACTTCTCCGGCGTCGCGATCGGCAGCCGTGTCAGAGTCGTCAACCGGCTCGGCTCCGGCCGTACCCGCGATGTGATGGCCTTCCGGGTCGCGCGCAACGCCACCGACGGCAGCCGCATCCCGCGTGTGCTCTCGGACGATCTGCCGGCCTGGCGCAGGTCGGACGCCGTCAGGGTGCGCAAGTTCTCCTTCCGCACCGGGCGGATGCGCGGTGGTCACGGGTGGCTGATCGGCGGGCTGCCGTTCGATCCCGGCCGCTCCGACGTCACCGTCGGTCTGGGCGATGTCGAGGTGTGGCGGCTGGTCGCCGACGTCCATCATCCCGTCCACCTGCACCTGGTCGGCTTCCGGGTGCTCTCGCGCAGCGGCCGGCCGCCACTGCCGCACGACGCGGGACTCAAGGACACCGTCTCCCTACGGCCGGGCGAAACGGTGGAGATCATCACCCGTTTCGACGGCTACCGCGGCCGCTACCTCTTCCACTGCCACAACGCCGAGCACGAGGACATGGGCATGATGGCCAACCTCGAGATCATCTAGAGGCCTGTTTGGCTCAGGTCTCGGTTCGCTCACGGTGTGGACCATGGGCGACGACAAGCCGGCGTTCGGTTGATGCCGCGGCCATCACCGCCGATGGCGACGCGGGCTACGCCGCCGACACCCGGAGCACCTGGACGCCCCTATCTTCAAGGCCACGACGGCTCTAGCGTCGAGATCTCCGAGTTCGGCCAGGACGACGAATGCGCGCCGAGAAGCTCATTCGGCCTCGGGGACCACCTGGGCGAACGAGGTCACGAACGCGGTGATAAGCCGGGCGAACTCGGACCGGTCGGCGTCCGACCAATCCGCCATCACCCGCGCGAAGATCTCCTGCCGGAACCGGTGTGTGCGTTCGAGCTGTTCCCGCCCTGAGTCGGTCAGGGCGAGCAGTGTGCGCCGGGCGTCGGAAGGGTCGGCCCTGCGGTCCAGCCACCCTTCCTCGACGGTGCGGAGCACCAGTCGGCTCGCCCTCGGTTGATCAACGCCCAGCGCGGTGGCGACGTCCGAGACGGAGCACGGCTTGTCGCGGTCCTCGATGACGTCCAACACGTTGAACAGCGTGGGGTCGATCGGCTTGCCGCCGTCGGGCGGCGCCAACCGCCCCAGCGATCGGCGGGTCTGGCTGCGGCGGATCGCCACCATGGCCCGTTCGACGTCGGCGATCGCCCTGTCATGGCGCGGTGGCACTGACCGGCGAGGGCCGACGGGCGCACCAGCGGATTTCCGACCAGTCCGGAGCCCTGAGGGTTCGGATGATGGAGTGCCTCTCGTCCGAAGAGCACACAGTGTTGATGGAACTGCTCCAGCGGGTCGCCACCCACCTTGACGCTCTGGCGGTTGAAACGCCCCGTCAGTAGTCGTCGGCGCGCTTCTCTCTGCGAGAAGCGTTGGTGCCACGTCGCCGCATGATCACCAGCGCCACCTCATTCCGCGAAGCACAACCGATCGCTGTCGCAGCAGATCGGCAATCGCTGTCGCATGTCAACCGACATAACCATCCGCGGCTTGCTCCAACAGATCCTCAACAAATGCTCAACGGCCCCGCCCTAACATCCATGGCAAGGCACCAGCTACGTGAAGGAGATTGCGAAATGACGCACATCATCGGGAAAGCTGGGGCAGTGCTCGGCGGGGCCGGCTTGTCACTCGTCCTTCTGACCTCCGCCGCGCACGCCACCGCAGCTCCCACGCGTCGCGTCAAAGCGAGCTGCACGATGAATGACGGCCACAAGATGGACTTCGAGATGAAGTACAGGACGTTCGGCGGGTATCACCGCGTCTCCGACATCATTTACCGATGGAGCTCCGAGGTGCCGATCCGCCTGAAGACCGCGCACCTTCGCCTGACGGTCGAACGACGGGGCAAGGACAAGAAGGTCTTCGGCGAGACGCTCCATGAGAAGCACGCGTCCACCGACCTCTCCTACGACATCATCGTCGATGTCAAGGTCCCGGCCAAGGAGAGGCTCTATCTCGTCGTCGACTCCACGTTAGTGAAGAAAGGCAGAGACATGCGCTGCGTAGGACGCACCACCAGCGTGTAGCGCCGTTGGCCTGCCCCTCATCCCCCTCGCCGAGGAGGACCTCACCCCGGCCGAACCGGCCGCGCCGCTGACTGTCCCCTTTCGGCCGGTGAGCCATGCGTTCAGGCCCGCGTTGAACGTCGTCCTACAGGGTTGTTAGCCTGCGCGCCTCGGCGGTCCCCGCCCACGTGACGAGCTTGAGCGTGAGATGCCCGAGGTGCCCGCGCGATGGCCCGGAAGTTTCGTCGTCGAGCTCGACGGGGCGATGAGCGGCCAGATTCTGCTCAGGAGAGCAGCCGAGCACCGTCGCCCGGCTGCTGTGGGGAAGGTCGATCTCGGCTACCTGTTCCTGCCGAAGGTCTGGGGGCACGGGTACGCCGCCGAGGCGTGCGCGGCGGCACTCGACTGGTTTGACGGCGTCCTTCCCGGCGAGCCGGTGGTGCTCACCACCCAGAGCGCCAACGTCGGCTCGATGCGCCTCGCGGCAAAGCTGGGGTTCGCCGAGGTCGAGCGGTTCCAGGCCTGGGACGCCGAGCAGTGGCTCGGCCTGCGGCCCCCGGCCACGTGATGGGGCTACGCGATTTTGGCTCTGCCGCTTGGAATGTCGTGATCGGCAAGACGGAGAAGGTTGATGCCCGCCGGCGGAAGTCGGGGCGTACTGCTCAACCGTGCGAGCCGCCGTCTGCCCAGGTCCTGCGGCCGGCGAGGCCTAAGACGCCCAGAGGAGCCCGCCTGACGCCACCTAAGCCCAGGGACGGGGGAAGGCGTCGCCGTCCAACCGGTCGCCCACAGCGAGTCCGAGAGGATCAGTCACGATGTGCCCGGTCCCGTGGTAGGTGGTCGCCTCATCCATATAAATGATGACGTGCGCGAACCTGGCCTGGTCAGTCCGGTTGGGCAGCGCCATGTGCCCGGTGTAGCCGCTGTGGAAGGTACAGTCGCCGGCGCGCAGCGGTACGGTGACCCGCGGGATCCAGCGCAGAGACGGGTCCATCGTGAACAGGTCTTCCTCGTGGTGGAGGTCCTGCGGGAGCAGGCCGGTGCGATGCTGGGTGCCAGGCAGAAAGGTCATGCAGCCCCGCTCCGGCGGAACGTCGACCAGCGCGATCCACGCCGACAGCGGGAGCCGATCATTCGCATGCGGCCAGTACGGACGGTCCTGGTGGAACTCCGTGGCGGCGTTGTTGTGCGGCTCCTTGACCAGCATCTGGTCGTGCCAGAGCCGCAGCCGGAACCCGGCGAGCTGTTCGGCGATCCGGCCGAGCCGCGGGTCGAACGTGAGCTCTCTCAGCGTCTGTTCGCGTTGCCAGACGTTGACCAGCTGACTGAAGACGCCCTCCTTCTCCAGGCTCTCCGCGCGATGCGCCTCGAGGAAGGCCTCGGCACTCGCTCGGAAGCGCTCGACCTGGTCGGGCTCGAGAACACCGCGTACTCGGACGAAACCGTGTTCGCGGTACGCCGCCACCAGCTCTTCCGACACCCGGCCGTCGGCGCCGACGTCGCTGCCGGACTGCTCGCTCGTGGTCGTTGTCATCATTGACCTCCAAATTCTTCCCGTTGGAACCCCTCCAGCGTCGTCGTGATATGCCTCTGTGGGCTAGGCCGATCCCGGCCAGTACTCGTACGATCCCGACATGCCCGCCACGCTGCACGAGCACGCGCTGTTCGCCGGAGGCCCGGTCTTCGCAGGTGTCCACCACCTGAACCCCGACATCGAGCCGCACGCGCACGACTTCCTCGAGATCGCGGTGGTCGGGACCGGTCACGGCCGGCACGTGACCAGCCGGGGCGAGCACCCGCTGCGGCGCGGTGACGTCATCGTGCTCCGGCCCGGCGCGTGGCACGGGTTCCGGGACAGCACCGACCTGACCGTCGCCAACTGCTGCCTGTCCGCCCAGGCGCTGCGGGCCGAACTGGCGGCGCTGTACGACATCCCGATGCTCCGCCGGATGCTGTGGACCGATCCGGTGGCATCCGGCACGCACGGCGTGGCGATCATGACCGTCGATCCGGCCGCCGCCGACGAGGCCATCGCGGAGATCGGCCTGCTCGAACGTGACCTCAAGGCTGATCACGACCGGCCGGGACGCGTGCTGGGCCGGCTGATCACCGTGCTCGGCATCCTGGCCGACGGCCGTGACCCCGAACAGAAGACGCTCGAGTCCGCCATCCACCCCGCCGTCGCCGCCACCATCGCCCGTCTCGAGGCAGCGCCTGCCCATCCCTGGCGGCTGGATGATCTCGCCCAGGCGGTCAACCTCGACCCCGCCTATCTCGGACGGCTGTTCAGGCGGTACGTCGGGTTGACGCCGCTGGGCTTCCTGGCCCGGCTACGGGCCGAACGCGCTGCCACCTTGCTGGCACACTCGACCCTGCCGACCGCCCGCGTCGGCGCCGCCGTCGGCTGGGACGACCCGACGTACTTCGCCCGCCGCTTCCGTACGCTGGTCGGGCTGACGCCCACCGAGTACCGGCAACATACTCGATCAACCGCCCCTACGCAGCTCGACATCCCCGAGGCGCTCTCCTGACGTACCGGTGCGGCCAACAACCGGTAGTAATGCCACCGCTCTTCATCGACGGGGTCGGCGGCGCAGCTCGCCAACGTCGCCTCGTTCTTGCGCGAGCTCGACGAGCTGATCGGCGGCGTCTTTGCTGCCCGCGTCGGCGAGGCGGCGCAGCTCCTCCATGTCGCCGTGCTCGGCTGCGAGTTCGACGAGCTGGCCGACAGCGTCCGGGTCGCCGTCCGCGATCCCGAGCATGGCCGGGTAATCATCGCGATTCATGCCGCACTTCTCCGCCGGCCGTCGGCTGGTTGCTGGTGAGCAGGTCTGCGATCGCGTCTCGCACTGCCTGTTCGCCGCGTAGGTGGATCGTGACATGGCCGGCTTCGACCGACCGGATTTCTCCTCGGGGTACGGAATTGGCGAAGTCGGTGTAGAGCCGGAACTTGGCGTCGATTTCCTCCTGCAGTAGGGCCTCGGGGATGCCTTGGGAGACAACCTCTTTGAACGGGTCGACCTTGGTGGAGGAAAGGACGAGGAGCGGGACGTCCGGCAGGGGGCCGGCTGCGCGTACCTCGGCGTAAAGCTGCTCGACGTTACTTGCTTCCTGGAACCCGGCTTTGAGGCCGTGCGGGCTGACGTGGTAGTCAATGAGCGGCTCGCGGACCTCGGCGGGCCAGCCGGCCAGCTCTTGGGCGAACAGGCCACGGTATAGCTGCACCACCCCATCGGGCAGGTTCTCGAATGCCGCTGCGGCCTCCGCGGCGTCGAAACCTTCCCACCGCTCCCGCAGTTCCTGCGGCATGTAGGCGTTGTAGTCCTCGTGTGCCGGGTCGAGCAGGAGCAGCCCAGCGACCTCTGCGGGGAACCGGATCGCATAGTGGCGGGCGTACAGGCCGCCCAGTGAGTGGCCGACCAGCACGTATGGGCCGTCGATGGCCGCGTCGCGTAGCAGCCCCCGCAGCTCGTCGGTCACCTCGGTGCTGGTGCGGGGCAACTCGGCGGGTGCGCCGTCGCCTGTGCCCGCGCGGTCGTAAATCACACTGGTGGCCAGTTCCGCCGCTTTGCGGTGCACGTTCCAGTAGTCACGGCCGACCGCACCGCCGCCGGCCAGAAAGATGACCGCTGGGCCGCTGGTGGCCGCTCTTAGCGTTTCCATATTTGGGAATAGTACCAGAAATGGAAAAACAGGAGGGGGGACACCGTCGGTCCGAGGCAGAGCCTCGTTTGAAATCAGCACGTTTCCGGATGTCGAGAATGTGGCGGTGACTCCGTCCCAGGTCCACCAGTGGCCACGAGGGGCCGCGCGACGAAGAAGGAGAACCACCATGACGATTCAGCGGATGGACAACGTCGGCATCGTCGTCGACGACCTCGACGCCGCAATCGCGTTCTTCGTGGAACTCGGCATGGAGCTGGAGGGCCGGGCACTGGTCGAGGGGCCTTGGGCGGCGCGTCTCGTCGGGCTCGACGACCAGCGAGTGGACGTGGCGATGATGCGGAGCCCGGACGGCCACGGGCGGATCGAGCTGGCGAAGTACCACACGCCGAAGGCGATCAGCGGCGTACCGGAGGACGCCCCCGCGAACACGCTGGGCATTCGCCGCATCATGTTCGCGGTCGACGACATCGACGACGTCACGGCCCGCCTGCGCGCCCACGGCGCCGAACTCGTCGGCGAGGTGGTGCAGTACAAGGACAGCTACCGGCTCTGCTACCTCCGCGGCCCCGAGGGCATCGTCGTCGCACTGGCCGAGGAGCTCGGCTGACGGCCCGTCGCGGCCGACCTGCGACCAATCAGAACGATCCGCTGAATGGACCGAGAACCCCAACGAGAGGAGTGACCGTGCTACCGAACGAGATCACCGAGGTACTGAACCGACCGATCAGCCAGGAGCTGCTGGCTCGCGACGTGACCCGCTTGGCCTACGTCGCCAAGGACGGCACACCCCGCAACATCCCGATCATCTTTGCCTGGAACGGCGCGGAGATCGTCATGTCCACGCCGAAGAACGCTCCGAAGCTTCGGTCCTTGCGTGAGAACCCGATGGTCGCCCTGACGATCGACACCGAGGTGCACCCGCCCAAGATCTTGCTCATCCGGGGTCGGGCCGAGCTGGACTACGTCGACGGCATCCCGGACGAGTACCTCCAGGCGACCAGCACCTACGAGATGACGCCCGAGCAACGGGTCGAGTGGGAGGCGGAGGTGCGTTCGCTCTACCGCGACGGCATGGTCCGGATCGTGGTGACCCCGACCTGGGCGAAGCTGATCGACTTCGAGACGACTCTGCCAAGCGCGGTCGATGAGCTGATCCGGCAGCGGGAGGAGCGTCAGCGCGCCTGAGCGGCGCGAGGTCGCTCGCCTGGGATGGGTCACCCACTCCTCAACCCCCACCGCGGTACGCGGAGTCTATGAAATCCACCGGAAAATGCCGCGAAAGGATGTCGAGAACCCGCGCGCGGCTCCGTCCCAGGAGCGAACACGGCCAGAATGGGCCTGTACCGACCAAGGAGAAACACGATGGCCAAGTACCTGCTGCTCAAGCACTACCGCGGCGCGCCGGCAGCGGTCAACGACGTGCCGATGGAGCAGTGGACGCCGGAGGAGGTCTCGGCCCACGTGCAGTACATGCGTGACTTCGCCGCTCGGCTCGAGGGCACCGGCGAGTTCGTCGACAGCCAGGAGCTCTCACCGGAGGGCACGTTCGTCCGCTCCGACGGCGAGGGGCGGCCGCCGGTCACCGACGGCCCGTTCGCGGAGACCAAGGACCTGATCGCCGGCTGGATGGTGATCGACGTCGAGAGCTACGAGCGGGCGCTCGAGCTGGCCGGAGAGCTGTCCGCGGCTCCGGGTGCGGGTGGGAAGCCGATCCACGAGTGGCTCGAGGTGCGCCCCTTCATGGCCGTGTCGTGCATGATCACCGAGTGAAAGACTCGCTGCTGCGGGAGCTGGTGCCTGCGGTGATCGGTGTTCTCGTCCGTCGCGGAGCCGACTTCGCGGCGGCCGAGGACGCCGTGCAGGACGCCCTGGTCGAGGCCGTACGTGTGTGGCCGGACGACCCGCCGCGGGACCCCAAGGGCTGGCTGGTCACCGTGGCCTGGCGTAAGTTCCTCGATGCCGCCCGCGCCGACACCTCCCGACGGCACCGCGAGGTACGCGTCGAGACCGAGCCCGCGCCCGGCCCGGGCGAGGCGGTGGACGACACGCTCCGGCTGTACTTCCTGTGCGCGCACCCGTCCCTGACACCGGCCTCGGCCGTCGCGCTCACACTGCGCGCGGTCGGCGGCCTGACCACGCGTCAGATCGCGCAGGCCTACCTCGTGCCGGAGGCGACCATGGCCCAGCGGATCAGCCGGGCCAAGCGCACCATCTCGGGCGTCCGGCTCGACCAGCCCGGTGACGTCGCCACTGTGCTGCGCGTGCTCTACCTGGTCTTCAACGAGGGCTACTCCGGCGACGTCGACCTCGCCGCCGAGGCGATCCGGCTCACTCGCCAACTGGCGGCCAAGACCCTCCACGAGGAGGTCGCGGGCCTGCTCGCGCTCATGCTGCTGCACCACGCCCGGCGCCCGGCACGGACTCGCACCGACGGCAGCCTCGTACCCCTCGCCGAGCAGGACCGCAGCCTGTGGGACACCCGCCTGATCGCCGAGGGCGTCGACGTGCTCCAGACGGCCCTCGCCCGCGACCGCCTGGGCGAGTTCCAGGCCCAAGCCGCCATCGCCGCGCTGCACGCCGACGCCCCGACGGCTGAGGAGACCGACTGGGTGCAGATCGTCGAATGGTACGACGAGCTGGTGCGCCTCACCAGCAGCCCGGTGGCCCGCCTCAACCGGGCGGTCGCGGTCGGCGAGGCCGACGGCCCGCGGGCCGGTCTGGCCGCTCTGGCGGAGCTCGACCCCGCGCTGCCCCGCCACACCGCGGTCGCGGCGTACCTGCACGAGCGTGACGGTGACCCGGTGACCGCGGCGCGGCTCTACGCGGAAGCCGCCCGATCAGCGCCCAGTCTCCCCGAACGCGACCACCTCACGCGACAGGCCGCGCGGCTCAATGCGCGACTGCGCAGTTGAGCGGCGGACGCGCCAGGACTCACCACCCGATTTTTCCCGCGTACTACGGCGGCCCACGGGCGGCCCGCGTGGTCGTCAGGTACGGCTCCAGCCGGACAAGCCGTGTCCGTCAATCTTGTCACCAGGGTGTTCGACTGGTGAGAAGATCGGGGGTGCTCCGAATAGCAAACGCAGTACTCGCAAGGTTGCCGAAACCGCTGCACGCACTTGCGCTGAAGCATCGTGAACTGCTGAAGTTCGCGGTGGTGGGTGGAACAACGTTCTTAGTGGACAACACGGTGTTCTATGGGCTGAAGCTCACCATTCTGGAACCGAAGCCGGTGACCGCGAAGATCATCGCGGTGCTCGTGGCGACGATCGTGTCCTACGTGCTGAACCGCGAATGGTCGTTCCGGACCAGGGGCGGCCGCGAGCGCCGTCACGAGGCGGCGCTGTTCTTCCTGGTCAGTGGCGTCGGTCTGGTGCTCAGCTCCGCGCCGCTATGGATCTCCCGGTACGTGTTCCGCCTGGAGACCCCGGATGTGAGCCTGGTGACCCAGGAGATCGCCGACTTCATGAGCGCGCAGATCATCGGCACGCTGATCGCCATGGTCTTCCGCTTCTGGGCGCTCCGGAAGTGGGTCTTCCCCGACGAGAAGCCCCGGTCCGTCAGCGTGCGGCTGGCTCCCGCTCCCGATTCCACGGACGAGGCGGCTTGACGGCAGCGGATCCAGAAGCCGTTTCGGCGGTTGGACTGCTTCATGCCGCCGCTGCGCCCCACGAGCCCGGCCCCGCGGATGACCGACGAAGACCGTACGTGACTACGCGCTCAGACGAAGTACCGGGCCTGCAGGTGGAACAACTCGGCGTAAAGTCCGTCGGCCTCACTCAGCGTGTCGTGGGTGCCGACCTCGACGACCCGGCCGCCGTCCAGAACCACGATGAGATCGGCAGCCCGGGCGGTGGTGAGGCGGTGCGTGACGAGGATTGTCACGCCGCCCTCCAGGCGGCTCAGGTCGGAATACCGCGCGAACAGCCACTCCTCGGCCCGTGCGTCGAGACTGGCGGTGGGCTCGTCCAGCACCCGCAGCAGCGGCGCCTGCCGCATCGCCGCCCGGGCGTTGGCCACCGTCTGCCACTGGCCCCCCGACAGCCCCTTGCCGTCCCAGGATTTTCGCCCGAGCCGGGTCTCCAGGCCCTCGGGCAGCGAAGCGAGGAGCCTGTCGCCGCCGGCCGTCCGCAGCGCCTCGAGAATCCGCTCCGGGTCGTCGCGATGCTCTAGCCGGCCCAGCCCGATCGTGTCCTTCAGGGACATCTCGATGTGTGCCGGGTCCTGGAAGGCCGCCGTGACCCGGGCACGCCAGTCCTCCGGCGCGAACTGCGCGAGATCGGTCCCGTCCACCAGGATGCGCCCCGCGCTCGGCCGGTAGAGACCGCTGAGCATCTTGACGAACGTCGACTTCCCCGCGCCGTTCTCGCCGACCAGGGCCACCACGGCGCCGGCCGGGAGCTCGAGGTTGATGTCGTTCAGTGAAGGCCGATCGCGGTTCCAGTACTGAAAGCTGAGACCTTCCACCTTGATGCTGCCGTCCAGCCGGGCCGGCACCGTCGCCGGCGCGGCCGGCACGACGGCTGCCCGCTCCACGGCGCCGTACTCCACCACGTCGAGGAACGCCCGGACTGCCCGAAGTGACTCCAGCGCCCAGAAGGTCGAGGTCAACAAGGCCTGCACCTGCCCGGTGATCTGGCTGCTGACGGCGATGGCCGCGACGATGAGGCCCAGCGAGGCGTCGCCGGCCAGGCCGGCCCGCACCATCAGGACGATGGCGGTCGCGTACGCCAGCACGAAGAACAGCCAAGCCAGCGCGACCGGTACCCGGGCCCGTCGATCAGTCCTGGCGATGTCCTGGCCTCCGGCCTCCCACTCCTCGCGGTGCCTCCGCCGCAGCTCGCTCGCCAGTCCGAAGAGGCGGATCTCGCGACCGGGTGCCGCCGTGGTGGCGAGCGTGAACAGATGACCGGCCAGCCGGGTCCGGGGCGTGGCGCGCTGCACGGCCTGACCGCGCTTCTTGTCTGCCGCCCGGGTGGCCGCTACCGCGGGGACGGCGAAGAGCGGCAGTACGGCGAGGACGGGAACGACCGAGGCCATCAGGACGGCCGAGGCGATCAGGGACAGCGCGGCTCCGGCCAGCCACAGCAGCCGGTCGAAGGCCGGCCCGATCTCGCCCCGCGCACCACGGACCACCGCCGCCTTGTCGGAGCGGCTCGAACGCTCGTGGACCTCCAGCGTCGGCGTCGTGCCGACCACGTCGATGAACTGGCGCTCGACTTCGTTCTGGATCTCCTCCTGCAGGCGAAGGCGGGTGAAATAGCCGGCGATGAAGGTGCCCTGGGTGAGCATCACGAAGATCGCCACACACAGCGCGAGGGTCACCACGCCGCTGGTCGCATGCCGGCTCGCCGCCTCGCTGAACAGTCCGAGGAGCGCTGCGAGGCCGATCCCGGTGGCCTGTTCGAGAATCGCCACCGCCACCACGAGCAGGGACCGGCCCGGGTGGATGCGGGGTCCGATCGTGAGGGCGAAGCGCAGGGCGCTGATCAAGACGGTGCCTCCTCGAAACGCTTCGCCTGCAGGCGGAACAGCTCGGCGTACCGGCCGTCGGCAGTGATCAGATCGTCGTGCGTGCCGTCTTCGATGATTCGGCCGTGATCGAGCACGACCACCCGCTCCGCCTTGCGCACGGTCGCGAACCGATGCGAGATCGCGATGGTGGTGGCGCCCGCAGTGAGCTCGTGGAACGTGTCATAGAGCTGAGCCTCGGCGCGGGCGTCAAGGCTCGCGGCCGGCTCGTCCATGATCAGCAGCTGTGCGCCGTGCCGCAGGCCGAACAGTGCCCGGGCGATGGCGATGCGCTGCCATTCGCCGCCCGACGCGTCGACCCCACCGGTGAAGCCACTGGACATCACCGTGTCCCAGCCGTTCGGGAGCCCCTCGATGAACTTCAGCAGCCCGGCCTGGCGCGCCACGGTACGCAGGCCCTCCTCGTCGTCCGCATGGGCCAGGGAACCGAAGGCGATGTTGTCCCGTACGGTCAGCTCATAGCGGCCGAAGTCCTGGAAGACGGCGACCACCTGACGCTGCCAGCTCCGGCGGTTGGCGTCGTCGATCGGGATCGCACCGGCGCGCACGGAGCCCCCGCTCGGAGCGTCCAGGCCGGCGATGAGCCGGGCCAGCGTCGTCTTGCCGGCCCCGTTGAGCCCGACGACGGCGAGCGACTGACCCGCGGGAACGGCGAGGTCGATGCCGTGTAACACCTCGTCGGCGGCGCCGCCGTAGCGGAAGCGCAGATTCTCGCAGGAGATGGTCGCGACCGGCGCCGGCCAGGGATCGGTGTCCGGCCCGACCGGCGTCGCCTCGACCGGGAACGCGAAAGCCTCGGCGGCCGCCTTCGAACCGAAGCCGATGCGGAGGTCGTCCTCGTCCGCCCGGAGCATCTGGAGGAGTGCCCGGACGGCAAGGCCGCCGAGCGCCAGGTCACCCACTGTCGAACCTCCGGTTGCCGCCCGGAGCCCCAGGTAGTAGAAAACCGCGGCAACCGTGACACCGGTGACCACGACCACAACGACGACGAACAAGCGATGCTCGCGCCGCCGTTGCCAGACCTCCGTCATGTTCACGCGCCACTCCGACTGGTAAGCATCGCGGAAGAAAGCCGCGAGGCCGAAGAGGCGGACTTCCCTGGCCAGACCCGGCGTGGTCGGCACGTCCCGCAGGTAGGACGTACGGCGGAGCTTCGTCGTCTGACTCACGGTCTCGATGACGGCGATCCGGTAGTTCCGGACCAGCCGGGAGTGGATCGCGACGAAGACGGCGAAGACGACGAGCCCCAGCCCCCAGGTGACCCGGGTCAGCAGAGCCGCGGAGCCGATGCTGCTCACCCACAGAGAGGCCTTGGTGGAGAAGCCGAAGATCGCTTCCCCGGGCGGCATGTCGATGGTCCCGTCGCCCCGGGCCCGCCCGAGCCGGCCGAGGTAGGCCGGTTCCTCGAGGTGGCCGATGGTCGCCGGCTCGGAGGCGGCCATCATCACTCGCTCGCCGAGCCGGCCGGTGACCCGGCGGCCGAGTGCCTGGCCCAGAGCCGTCCGCGCGGACTCGGTGACATGAGTGAGGAAGAACAGCACGACGATGAGGACGACCCAGCGATAGCACTCCTGCGCCGCCGGGGTGCCCAGCCCTTGGCCGATCGCCGAGGTGAGCCCGTCCACCAGCTCACCGATCCCCACGGTGATGCCGACCGGCGCCGCACCGGCGAGGACGGCCAGGACCGCGGTCAGGGTGCTCAAGGCCGGTGCCACGGAGAAGGAGTAGCCGACCAGGGCGGGTATCACCCACCGCGTCGCCGGGGGCGGCAGCCGACTCGTGTCCGCGGTCACGCCTGCTCCTCGTCG
The Nonomuraea helvata genome window above contains:
- a CDS encoding ABC transporter ATP-binding protein, which translates into the protein MISALRFALTIGPRIHPGRSLLVVAVAILEQATGIGLAALLGLFSEAASRHATSGVVTLALCVAIFVMLTQGTFIAGYFTRLRLQEEIQNEVERQFIDVVGTTPTLEVHERSSRSDKAAVVRGARGEIGPAFDRLLWLAGAALSLIASAVLMASVVPVLAVLPLFAVPAVAATRAADKKRGQAVQRATPRTRLAGHLFTLATTAAPGREIRLFGLASELRRRHREEWEAGGQDIARTDRRARVPVALAWLFFVLAYATAIVLMVRAGLAGDASLGLIVAAIAVSSQITGQVQALLTSTFWALESLRAVRAFLDVVEYGAVERAAVVPAAPATVPARLDGSIKVEGLSFQYWNRDRPSLNDINLELPAGAVVALVGENGAGKSTFVKMLSGLYRPSAGRILVDGTDLAQFAPEDWRARVTAAFQDPAHIEMSLKDTIGLGRLEHRDDPERILEALRTAGGDRLLASLPEGLETRLGRKSWDGKGLSGGQWQTVANARAAMRQAPLLRVLDEPTASLDARAEEWLFARYSDLSRLEGGVTILVTHRLTTARAADLIVVLDGGRVVEVGTHDTLSEADGLYAELFHLQARYFV
- a CDS encoding ABC transporter ATP-binding protein, with translation MTADTSRLPPPATRWVIPALVGYSFSVAPALSTLTAVLAVLAGAAPVGITVGIGELVDGLTSAIGQGLGTPAAQECYRWVVLIVVLFFLTHVTESARTALGQALGRRVTGRLGERVMMAASEPATIGHLEEPAYLGRLGRARGDGTIDMPPGEAIFGFSTKASLWVSSIGSAALLTRVTWGLGLVVFAVFVAIHSRLVRNYRIAVIETVSQTTKLRRTSYLRDVPTTPGLAREVRLFGLAAFFRDAYQSEWRVNMTEVWQRRREHRLFVVVVVVVTGVTVAAVFYYLGLRAATGGSTVGDLALGGLAVRALLQMLRADEDDLRIGFGSKAAAEAFAFPVEATPVGPDTDPWPAPVATISCENLRFRYGGAADEVLHGIDLAVPAGQSLAVVGLNGAGKTTLARLIAGLDAPSGGSVRAGAIPIDDANRRSWQRQVVAVFQDFGRYELTVRDNIAFGSLAHADDEEGLRTVARQAGLLKFIEGLPNGWDTVMSSGFTGGVDASGGEWQRIAIARALFGLRHGAQLLIMDEPAASLDARAEAQLYDTFHELTAGATTIAISHRFATVRKAERVVVLDHGRIIEDGTHDDLITADGRYAELFRLQAKRFEEAPS